In Candidatus Neomarinimicrobiota bacterium, the genomic window CGAGAAGAGGGCGTTCAGATATAATGTCGAGGCTCATTCCCACAAGCGTGTTTATCAATGAGATAGCGTCTGCGCCGGCTGATTCGACGGCGATTGCTATTTCCTCTATGCTCGTTACGTTGGGAGAGAGCTTTATCATCAGTAAGCGGTCGGTCTCTTTCCTTAATTTACCCGTCAATTCAGCGGCGGATTCCGCTGAACTACCGAATTCCAAGCCGCCGTCAACGTTCGGGCAGGAAACGTTTATCTCATACCCGTCGATTCCCTCCAGCGAATCCAGCTTCTTGACCGCCTCTACGTAATCGGAGATGGAAAACCCGGCGACGTTCACTATGACCGCCGTGTTTATCTCCTTCAAATAGGATAGTTTTTCATCTATGAACTTTTGCACTCCGATGTTGGCAAGTCCTATGGCGTTAAGCATGCCGTATTCAAGTTCGGCGATTCGCGGCGGCGGATTTCCGTCCCGGGGTTTCAATGTCAGAGATTTAGTGCATATTCCCCCGAACTGCTCAGAATT contains:
- a CDS encoding dihydroorotate dehydrogenase gives rise to the protein MKSAEERWEVDFSVGLASLNLKNPLLAASGTFGYGDETKDLVNSEQFGGICTKSLTLKPRDGNPPPRIAELEYGMLNAIGLANIGVQKFIDEKLSYLKEINTAVIVNVAGFSISDYVEAVKKLDSLEGIDGYEINVSCPNVDGGLEFGSSAESAAELTGKLRKETDRLLMIKLSPNVTSIEEIAIAVESAGADAISLINTLVGMSLDIISERPLLERGYGGYSGPGIKPVALAMVNKVFNSVKIPVVGMGGITNSEDVVQFMLAGATAVQLGTQNYIDPTSVISILDGLIDICEAKGLRNISELTGRLKKWE